A part of Fundulus heteroclitus isolate FHET01 chromosome 23, MU-UCD_Fhet_4.1, whole genome shotgun sequence genomic DNA contains:
- the LOC105921936 gene encoding serine/threonine-protein phosphatase 2A catalytic subunit beta isoform-like has product MDDKSFTKEVDGWIEQLNECRQLSENQVKLLCEKAKEILTKESNVQEVRCPVTVCGDVHGQFHDLMELFRIGGKSPDTNYLFMGDYVDRGYYSVETVTLLVSLKVRFPERITILRGNHESRQITQVYGFYDECLRKYGNANVWKYFTDLFDYLPLTALVDNQIFCLHGGLSPSIDTLEHIRALDRLQEVPHEGPMCDLLWSDPDDRGGWGISPRGAGYTFGQDISETFNHANGLTLVSRAHQLVMEGFNWCHDRNVVTIFSAPNYCYRCGNQAAIMELDDTLKYSFLQFDPAPRRGEPHVTRRTPDYFL; this is encoded by the exons ATGGACGACAAATCGTTCACCAAGGAGGTGGATGGCTGGATCGAGCAGCTGAATGAGTGCAGGCAGCTGTCAGAGAACCAGGTTAAACTCCTGTGTGAGAAG GCCAAAGAAATTCTTACGAAGGAGTCCAACGTGCAGGAGGTGAGATGTCCGGTGACCGTCTGTGGGGACGTCCACGGTCAGTTTCATGACCTCATGGAGCTGTTCAGGATCGGCGGGAAGTCTCCAGACACCAACTACCTCTTCATGGGAGACTACGTTGACAGAGGCTACTACTCTGTGGAGACAGTAACGCTGCTGGTTTCTCTTAAG GTGCGATTTCCTGAAAGAATCACAATTCTCAGAGGGAACCATGAGAGCAGACAGATCACACAAGTTTATGGTTTCTATGACGAGTGCCTGAGGAAGTATGGAAACGCTAATGTCTGGAAGTACTTCACAGACCTGTTTGACTATCTGCCCCTCACAGCGCTGGTGGATAACCAG ATTTTCTGCCTTCATGGTGGATTGTCCCCCTCTATAGACACGCTGGAGCACATCAGAGCGCTGGATCGGTTGCAGGAGGTTCCTCATGAG GGTCCAATGTGTGACCTGTTGTGGTCAGACCCAGATGACCGCGGCGGCTGGGGAATCTCCCCCCGCGGTGCCGGCTATACATTTGGCCAGGACATATCGGAGACTTTCAACCACGCAAACGGCTTAACGTTGGTTTCAAGAGCCCACCAGCTGGTGATGGAG GGTTTTAATTGGTGCCACGACCGCAACGTGGTGACGATCTTCAGCGCGCCAAATTACTGTTATCGCTGCGGAAACCAGGCAGCAATCATGGAGCTCGATGACACCCTGAAGTACTCCTT CCTCCAGTTTGACCCTGCGCCGCGCAGAGGAGAGCCCCACGTGACGAGGCGCACGCCAGACTACTTCCTGTAA
- the atp5po gene encoding ATP synthase subunit O, mitochondrial, producing the protein MAAHMLGQQARLFSTSVIRPVAKLVKPPIQVYGVEGRYATALFSAASKQKKLDQVEQELGKVSVLIKDPKIAGIVMNPHVKRSIKQKTFHDALTKAKVSPITINLLNVLADNGRLTKTADVITAFGKMMSAHRGEVICSVTTAQPLDQASLAELKVALNGFLQKGETIKLETKSDPSIMGGMIVSIGEKYVDMSTKTKIQKLTKLIREA; encoded by the exons ATGGCAGCACACATGCTAGGACAGCAG GCCCGTCTGTTTAGCACGTCTGTTATCAGACCAGTGGCTAAACTGGTTAAG CCTCCTATCCAGGTGTATGGAGTGGAGGGTCGTTATGCCACAGCTCTGTTCTCTGCCGCCAGTAAGCAGAAGAAACTGGACCAAGTGGAGCAGGAACTGGGGAAAGTTTCT GTTCTGATCAAGGACCCCAAAATTGCTGGGATTGTGATGAATCCTCACGTGAAGCGCAGCATCAAGCAGAAGACTTTCCATGATGCCCTCACCAAGGCCAAAGTTTCCCCAATCACCATCAACCTCCTCA ATGTTTTGGCTGATAATGGTCGTCTTACTAAAACTGCTGACGTTATCACTGCTTTTGGCAAGATGATGAGTGCACACCGTGGGGAGGTCATCTGCTCCGTCACCACTGCTCAG ccTTTGGATCAAGCTAGTCTTGCTGAACTGAAAGTAGCCCTAAACGGCTTTCTTCAGAAGGGAGAAACTATCAAGTTGGAAACAAAG TCAGATCCTTCGATCATGGGAGGCATGATCGTCAGCATCGGGGAGAAATATGTGGACATGTCCACTAAAACGAAGATCCAGAAGCTGACCAAGCTAATCAGGGAGGCTTAA
- the LOC105922281 gene encoding UPF0461 protein C5orf24 homolog, translating into MMHRLSGGSDFCISGLAEDCHPGGHFDLCSPHSNKFYASPTNPGLQLSLASLAPLPQGIHKAMTCQLQETQGDFQPQAVRIGPGGEAPAPDGSKKKKGGVKSGRRGRPSGTTKLAGYRTSTGRPLGTTRAAGFKTSPGRPLGTTKAAGYKVSPGRPPGSIKSLARLKKLEFGCDAAKTLDLSNCSIPKKLDFPGGDVPPFPYAIMETRDLCEAGSKVDEPNE; encoded by the coding sequence atgatgcaCCGACTGAGCGGCGGCAGTGACTTCTGTATCAGCGGGCTGGCTGAGGACTGTCATCCAGGCGGCCACTTTGATTTATGCAGCCCTCACTCCAACAAGTTTTACGCCTCTCCCACGAACCCCGGTCTGCAGCTGTCCCTCGCCAGCCTTGCCCCCTTGCCGCAGGGAATACACAAAGCCATGACGTGCCAGCTGCAGGAGACCCAGGGGGACTTCCAGCCACAGGCGGTGAGGATCGGGCCCGGCGGCGAGGCCCCGGCGCCCGATGGctccaagaaaaagaaaggcgGTGTCAAGTCGGGCCGGAGAGGGAGGCCCTCGGGGACCACGAAGTTGGCCGGGTACCGCACGAGTACCGGGCGCCCGCTTGGTACGACCAGAGCGGCCGGGTTCAAAACCAGCCCGGGGAGGCCCCTGGGGACCACCAAGGCAGCGGGTTATAAAGTCAGCCCAGGGAGGCCCCCCGGCAGCATCAAGAGTCTAGCTCGTCTCAAGAAGCTGGAGTTTGGTTGCGATGCCGCCAAAACACTTGACTTGAGCAACTGCAGCATTCCTAAGAAACTGGACTTCCCTGGCGGTGACGTTCCGCCTTTTCCGTACGCCATCATGGAAACTAGAGACCTCTGTGAAGCCGGCAGCAAGGTGGACGAACCCAACGAGTAG